In Saccharomonospora marina XMU15, one genomic interval encodes:
- a CDS encoding demethylmenaquinone methyltransferase → MSRASLDKNPREVAAMFDGVASGYDRANSVMTFGFDRRWRISTGKALDARPGERVLDLAAGTGVSTKEYARSGAWCVAADFSLGMLRSGKHREVPMVAADALHLPFADDSFDAVTITFGFRNFVDISAALAEIARVVRPGGRLVICEVSTPPNALIRLLHQKLLLRVLTWLGRRASSNPEAYSYLAESMLAWPDQRGLAELIAASGWTNVEWMNLTFGVVAIHRARVPSVDSAA, encoded by the coding sequence ATGTCCCGTGCGAGTCTCGACAAGAATCCTCGCGAAGTCGCGGCGATGTTCGACGGCGTCGCGAGCGGCTACGACCGCGCCAACTCCGTGATGACGTTCGGCTTCGACCGCAGGTGGCGAATCAGCACGGGCAAGGCGCTCGATGCCCGCCCCGGCGAGCGGGTGCTCGACCTCGCCGCCGGAACCGGCGTCTCCACCAAGGAGTACGCCAGGAGTGGCGCCTGGTGCGTCGCGGCGGACTTCTCACTCGGCATGCTACGCAGCGGCAAGCACAGGGAAGTCCCGATGGTGGCGGCCGACGCGCTGCACCTGCCGTTCGCCGACGACAGCTTCGACGCGGTGACGATCACCTTCGGCTTCCGCAACTTCGTCGACATCTCGGCGGCACTCGCCGAGATCGCCAGGGTGGTGCGTCCTGGTGGGCGGCTGGTGATCTGCGAGGTCTCCACCCCGCCCAACGCGCTCATCCGGCTGCTGCACCAGAAGCTGCTGCTGCGGGTCCTCACGTGGCTGGGTCGCAGGGCCTCGTCGAATCCGGAGGCCTACTCCTACCTCGCCGAGTCGATGCTCGCCTGGCCCGACCAGCGTGGTCTCGCCGAGCTGATCGCGGCTTCGGGCTGGACCAACGTGGAGTGGATGAACCTCACATTCGGGGTCGTTGCCATCCACCGTGCGCGGGTCCCCTCCGTAGACTCGGCCGCATGA
- a CDS encoding geranylgeranyl reductase family protein, with protein MTKDPAGPHGADDIADETADVIVVGAGPAGSTAATYLARAGLDVLLLEKSEFPRDKVCGDGLTPRGVKQLIDLGIDTSEDAGWVHSRGLRILTAELTLELDWPELTSYPPYGVARTRHDFDDLLARTAVQAGARLRQRTTVTGALTHERTGRVIGVEGKAGQDKRPVRHRAPLVLACDGVSARLALSVGIDKHDKRPMGVAVRRYYKSPRHDEPYIEGHLELWDRSDPRDPKLLPGYGWAFPLGDGTVNVGLGILSTSKAFRNTDYRALLRSWLDSTPPEWGYQEENAIGRIGGAGLPMGFNRTPHYRDGLLLVGDAGGMVSPFNGEGIAAAMESARLAAEHVVQALARPEGPSRERALHGYPRAVGELMGGYYQLGNLFAKAIGKPRVMRLATKYGLRINPLIPLVFKGMSGCYDTRGGDAVDRLVTVLSRLAPTPR; from the coding sequence ATGACCAAGGACCCGGCAGGCCCTCACGGCGCCGACGACATCGCCGACGAGACCGCCGATGTCATCGTCGTGGGCGCGGGACCAGCCGGTTCCACCGCCGCCACCTACCTCGCCCGTGCGGGCCTGGACGTGCTGCTGCTGGAGAAGAGCGAGTTCCCCCGCGACAAGGTGTGCGGTGACGGGCTCACGCCCCGAGGTGTGAAGCAGTTGATCGACCTCGGCATCGACACCAGCGAGGATGCCGGTTGGGTGCACAGCAGGGGGCTGCGCATCCTCACCGCCGAGCTGACGCTGGAACTCGACTGGCCGGAACTCACCAGCTACCCGCCCTACGGCGTGGCCAGAACCCGGCACGACTTCGACGACCTGCTCGCCAGGACCGCCGTGCAGGCCGGGGCGAGGTTGCGCCAGCGCACCACGGTCACCGGCGCGCTCACCCACGAGCGAACCGGCCGGGTGATCGGCGTCGAGGGCAAGGCCGGGCAGGACAAGCGCCCGGTGCGCCACCGCGCGCCGCTGGTGCTGGCCTGCGACGGGGTGTCCGCGAGGCTCGCTCTTTCCGTCGGGATCGACAAGCACGACAAACGGCCCATGGGCGTCGCGGTACGGCGCTACTACAAGAGCCCACGGCATGACGAGCCCTACATCGAAGGCCACCTCGAACTGTGGGATCGCAGCGATCCCCGCGACCCGAAGCTGCTGCCCGGCTACGGCTGGGCGTTCCCGCTCGGCGACGGCACGGTCAACGTCGGCCTCGGCATCCTGTCCACGTCGAAGGCCTTCCGAAACACCGACTACCGCGCGTTGCTGCGGTCGTGGCTGGACTCCACCCCGCCGGAGTGGGGCTACCAGGAGGAGAACGCGATCGGTCGCATCGGCGGCGCGGGCCTTCCGATGGGGTTCAACCGCACACCGCACTACCGGGACGGGCTGTTGCTGGTCGGCGACGCGGGCGGAATGGTGAGCCCGTTCAACGGCGAGGGCATCGCGGCCGCGATGGAGTCGGCGCGACTGGCCGCCGAACACGTCGTGCAGGCACTCGCCCGCCCGGAGGGACCCTCGCGGGAACGGGCGCTGCACGGCTACCCGCGCGCCGTCGGTGAGCTCATGGGCGGCTACTACCAGCTGGGCAACTTGTTCGCCAAGGCCATCGGCAAGCCGCGCGTCATGCGGCTGGCCACGAAGTACGGGCTGCGCATCAACCCGCTGATCCCGCTGGTCTTCAAGGGCATGTCCGGTTGCTACGACACTCGCGGCGGTGACGCTGTCGACCGGCTCGTCACCGTGCTGTCCCGGTTGGCTCCCACCCCTCGTTGA
- a CDS encoding glycosyltransferase, producing MHIVQLANFYGPRSGGLRTALHHLGEGYVADGHSVTLVVPDARHTDEVLTNGVRRIGLPAPRIPGTGGYRAVDPYRVRGLLRRLGPDRLEVSDRLTLRGMGVWARRRGIRAVVISHERLDRLLEQFLLPSPLARRVADVANRRLAAGYDRVVCTTAFARAEFDRIEAGNVQRVPLGVDLGEFTPAMRDPGWRRELAGGADALLVHCGRLSAEKHADRSVDTVAELIDTGTAVRLVVAGDGPSRRALERRARGLPVTFLGFVSDRRTVATLLASADVSLAPGRHETFGLAALEALASGTPVVVSASSALAELVRPGCGAAVADRAPAFATAVTALLHRPEHDRRAAARERAEQFAWSTSVRGMLAALG from the coding sequence ATGCACATCGTGCAGCTGGCGAACTTCTACGGACCGCGCTCCGGCGGGCTGCGCACGGCACTGCACCACCTCGGCGAGGGTTACGTCGCCGACGGGCACAGCGTCACGTTGGTCGTGCCCGACGCTCGGCACACCGACGAGGTGCTGACCAACGGGGTGCGCAGGATCGGCCTGCCCGCGCCTCGCATACCGGGAACGGGCGGTTACCGAGCGGTGGACCCCTACCGGGTCCGCGGCCTGCTGCGGCGGCTCGGGCCCGACCGCTTGGAGGTCTCCGACCGGTTGACGCTGCGGGGAATGGGGGTATGGGCTCGCCGCAGGGGGATACGCGCCGTCGTCATCTCGCACGAGCGGCTCGACCGGTTGCTGGAACAGTTCCTGTTGCCCTCGCCGTTGGCGCGCCGTGTCGCCGACGTGGCCAACCGCAGGCTCGCGGCCGGCTACGACCGGGTGGTGTGCACCACGGCGTTCGCCCGCGCCGAGTTCGATCGCATCGAAGCGGGCAACGTGCAGCGGGTACCGCTCGGTGTCGACCTGGGCGAGTTCACCCCCGCCATGCGCGATCCGGGCTGGCGGCGGGAGCTGGCAGGCGGTGCCGACGCCCTGCTCGTCCACTGCGGACGGCTCTCCGCCGAGAAGCACGCCGACCGCAGCGTCGACACGGTGGCGGAACTGATCGACACGGGAACCGCCGTGCGGTTGGTCGTCGCGGGCGACGGGCCCAGCAGGCGCGCCCTCGAGCGCAGGGCACGCGGCCTGCCCGTGACCTTTCTCGGCTTTGTCTCCGACCGCCGTACCGTGGCTACGCTGCTCGCCAGCGCCGACGTGTCGCTGGCGCCGGGCAGGCACGAGACGTTCGGCCTCGCCGCGCTGGAAGCGCTGGCGTCGGGCACCCCGGTGGTGGTGTCGGCGTCGTCGGCGCTGGCGGAACTCGTGCGGCCGGGCTGCGGAGCCGCCGTCGCCGACAGGGCGCCCGCGTTCGCGACCGCGGTCACCGCACTGCTGCACCGGCCGGAGCACGATCGCAGGGCGGCGGCGCGCGAACGGGCAGAGCAGTTCGCCTGGAGCACCTCCGTGCGAGGGATGCTCGCCGCGCTGGGGTAG
- a CDS encoding DUF3592 domain-containing protein, translating into MLTAVAGNVRAFRVGVIVVLCLASVGTLLCVTLVLGALRNDRAISGDLGTATAQVEQVLFDRTLIRFETPDGVAHSPENGVLYPDGLSAGQLVRVEYDRSDPELARIAGRTWLLTLLPVGSTLVGIWLVAWPLLWWLRNRDRATVISQQ; encoded by the coding sequence ATGCTCACGGCCGTGGCTGGCAACGTGCGGGCTTTTCGGGTGGGCGTCATCGTGGTGCTCTGCCTGGCCTCGGTCGGCACGCTGCTGTGCGTGACGCTGGTCCTCGGCGCGCTTCGCAACGACCGAGCGATCTCCGGTGATCTCGGCACGGCCACCGCGCAGGTGGAGCAGGTGCTGTTCGACCGGACCCTGATCAGGTTCGAGACCCCGGATGGGGTGGCGCACAGCCCGGAGAACGGCGTGCTGTACCCGGACGGGCTCAGCGCGGGTCAACTGGTGCGCGTCGAGTACGACAGGAGCGACCCGGAACTGGCGAGGATCGCGGGCCGTACGTGGCTGCTGACGCTGCTTCCCGTTGGCAGCACGCTCGTGGGCATCTGGCTCGTGGCGTGGCCGCTGCTGTGGTGGCTGCGCAACCGCGACCGCGCGACGGTGATCTCCCAGCAGTGA
- a CDS encoding glycosyltransferase family 4 protein yields MRVAIVTESFLPQVNGVTNSVLRVVEQLTRRGHDVLVVAPGTGPTEYGGARVVRVPSLRLPVVSSLPVGVPTRTVFTALAAFRADVVHLASPFVVGARGLAAARRLGVPAVAVYQTDIAGFASAYGLGLAARAAWRWVRHVHRGADRTLAPSTDSVRQLRSHGVPRVHRWGRGVDLELFHPRRDGAGLRRRLAPDGELLVGFVGRLAPEKEVDRLATLCGLPGVRVVVVGDGPESAVLRERLPGALFLGARFGTELAEAYSALDVFVHTGPHETFCQAVQEALAAGVPVLAPAAGGPLDLVEHGVNGYLLPPRREEFGCALPGLVERLREPQLRARLARAARESVEGRSWQAVCGQLVAHYHAVCLPVSTAA; encoded by the coding sequence GTGCGCGTCGCCATAGTCACCGAGAGCTTCCTGCCGCAGGTCAACGGCGTCACCAACTCCGTGCTGCGGGTCGTGGAACAGCTGACCCGCCGCGGCCACGACGTGCTGGTGGTCGCCCCCGGCACCGGGCCAACCGAGTACGGCGGAGCACGGGTGGTGCGGGTGCCCTCGCTGCGCCTGCCGGTGGTGAGCTCGTTGCCGGTCGGCGTTCCCACCCGGACCGTGTTCACCGCGCTCGCCGCCTTCCGCGCCGACGTGGTGCACCTGGCCTCGCCGTTCGTCGTCGGCGCTCGTGGCCTTGCCGCGGCGCGCAGGCTCGGGGTGCCGGCTGTGGCCGTGTACCAGACCGACATCGCCGGGTTCGCCTCCGCGTACGGTCTCGGCCTCGCCGCCCGCGCGGCCTGGCGATGGGTGCGCCACGTGCACCGCGGGGCCGACCGCACGCTGGCGCCCTCGACCGACTCGGTGCGGCAGTTGCGTTCCCACGGCGTTCCCCGGGTGCACCGGTGGGGAAGGGGGGTGGATCTGGAACTGTTCCATCCCCGCCGCGACGGCGCCGGGCTGCGGCGACGGCTGGCGCCGGACGGCGAGTTGCTGGTGGGTTTCGTCGGCAGGCTCGCTCCGGAGAAGGAGGTGGACCGGCTCGCGACGCTGTGCGGGCTGCCCGGAGTGCGGGTCGTGGTCGTCGGGGACGGGCCGGAGTCGGCGGTGCTGCGCGAGCGGCTTCCGGGTGCGTTGTTCCTCGGTGCTCGATTCGGCACCGAACTCGCCGAGGCCTACTCAGCCCTGGACGTGTTCGTGCACACCGGGCCGCACGAGACGTTCTGCCAGGCAGTGCAGGAGGCACTGGCAGCAGGCGTGCCGGTGCTCGCCCCCGCGGCGGGCGGCCCGCTCGACCTGGTCGAGCACGGCGTGAATGGCTACCTGCTGCCGCCGCGACGCGAGGAGTTCGGCTGCGCGCTGCCCGGCCTCGTGGAGCGATTACGCGAGCCGCAGCTGCGCGCGAGGCTGGCGCGGGCGGCCCGCGAAAGCGTCGAAGGGCGCTCCTGGCAGGCCGTGTGCGGCCAACTCGTCGCGCACTACCACGCGGTGTGCCTTCCGGTATCGACAGCGGCTTGA
- a CDS encoding inositol monophosphatase family protein — protein sequence MTRLSSRPGCPVDPGLLSRALEVAGRLAGDATDVITATAGRGARSEAEDSPFDWVTDTDRTLERHTRRVLTSEFPGMPVVGQELGAGVGAEEAKYRWVVDPVDGTANYVAGVPWCAYSLALLDSSGPVVGVVADPYRGHIYTAARGRGARVNGRPVRLVDTGRRAGALVCTELTRTGPWPGMGEFIERAAAASVGVRVLGSAALSIAQVALGHATAAVLHSYHEWDVAGAVAVAVEAGAAVLDRRGEGAGGCALPTDGLLVTVPSVAEEVLSWWSAASRR from the coding sequence ATGACGCGACTGTCCTCCCGCCCCGGGTGCCCGGTGGACCCGGGCCTGCTGTCCAGGGCACTCGAGGTGGCCGGGCGCCTCGCGGGTGACGCAACCGACGTGATCACGGCGACCGCGGGCAGGGGTGCGCGGTCGGAGGCCGAGGACTCACCGTTCGACTGGGTGACCGACACCGACCGCACGCTGGAACGCCACACGCGGCGGGTTCTGACGTCGGAGTTTCCAGGGATGCCCGTGGTGGGGCAGGAACTGGGCGCCGGCGTGGGCGCAGAGGAGGCGAAGTACCGCTGGGTCGTGGACCCGGTCGACGGAACCGCCAACTACGTGGCCGGTGTGCCGTGGTGCGCCTACAGCCTCGCGCTGCTGGACAGTTCTGGGCCGGTGGTGGGCGTGGTGGCCGACCCGTATCGGGGCCACATCTACACCGCCGCGCGCGGCCGGGGGGCGCGCGTCAACGGCAGGCCGGTGCGGTTGGTGGACACCGGGCGCCGCGCGGGCGCGCTGGTCTGCACCGAGCTGACCCGCACGGGCCCGTGGCCGGGCATGGGTGAGTTCATCGAGCGGGCGGCCGCCGCGAGCGTCGGTGTGCGGGTGCTCGGTTCGGCCGCGCTCTCGATCGCGCAGGTGGCACTCGGCCACGCGACGGCGGCCGTGCTGCACAGCTACCACGAGTGGGACGTCGCGGGGGCGGTCGCGGTCGCTGTCGAGGCGGGGGCCGCGGTGCTGGACCGGCGAGGTGAGGGCGCGGGCGGCTGTGCGCTGCCGACCGACGGGCTGCTGGTCACGGTGCCGAGCGTGGCCGAAGAGGTGCTTTCGTGGTGGTCGGCGGCTTCTCGGCGCTGA